In Alteromonas sp. V450, the following proteins share a genomic window:
- a CDS encoding dihydrolipoyllysine-residue acetyltransferase has product MTIEFILPDIGEGIVECELLEWLVSEGEHIEEDQPVAEVMTDKATVQIPAMHAGVVNKLHYAVGDIAKVHAPLFSMTPDDADANTDAQEDAQAEVKENVSETATANESSSSSASNGKHIEDFILPDIGEGIVECEIVKWNVAEGDEIEEDQAVVEVMTDKAVVEIPAKNAGIVHRLYYAQGDIAKVHSALFALEVAGEATTTSGTNEESPTANNSASSVASQSSVTAQTNGLSQQSAQVAPSKFSDGEYEPPIAIEGKVLASPAVRRVAREKNIDLSSVKGSGKKGRILKSDVLNLRHSNVDTSSQNTSSSAPSSPTAEKGDSNSASTVLKGSVRTEKVRGIQAAMAKQMSASVYTIPHFTVSDELVMDNLMSLRKLLKPEFEAKNVKLSFMPFFVKAMSLALNEFPVINSQLNEDATEISYFADHNIGFAVDSKIGLLVPNIKRVQDLSLLDIAVQMQDIIEQARAGRVAGEHLKGGTISISNIGAIGGITATPVINKPEAAIVALGKTQKLPRFDDEGNVSAQNIMAVNWSGDHRIIDGATMVRFNNLWMSYLTQPEKMLMHLK; this is encoded by the coding sequence ATGACAATTGAATTTATCTTACCGGACATTGGTGAAGGTATCGTTGAGTGTGAACTTCTGGAATGGTTAGTTTCTGAAGGAGAACATATTGAAGAAGATCAACCAGTCGCGGAAGTAATGACCGACAAGGCGACTGTTCAGATCCCTGCTATGCATGCAGGTGTGGTTAATAAACTGCATTACGCGGTAGGTGATATTGCTAAAGTACACGCACCGCTGTTCTCTATGACGCCAGATGATGCCGACGCTAACACAGATGCTCAAGAAGACGCGCAAGCGGAAGTAAAAGAGAATGTGTCTGAAACAGCGACAGCGAATGAAAGTTCTTCTTCAAGCGCTTCAAACGGCAAGCACATCGAAGACTTTATTCTGCCAGATATTGGTGAAGGTATTGTCGAGTGCGAAATTGTGAAATGGAATGTGGCTGAAGGCGATGAAATAGAAGAAGACCAAGCCGTTGTAGAAGTGATGACCGATAAAGCAGTGGTAGAAATACCTGCTAAAAACGCGGGGATCGTGCATCGTCTTTATTACGCGCAAGGCGATATAGCGAAAGTACATAGTGCATTGTTTGCGCTAGAAGTTGCCGGTGAAGCCACAACTACTAGCGGCACTAATGAAGAATCACCAACGGCAAACAACAGTGCTTCAAGCGTTGCATCTCAAAGCTCAGTGACTGCGCAAACAAACGGTTTAAGTCAGCAATCAGCGCAAGTTGCTCCTTCAAAATTCAGTGATGGTGAATACGAGCCACCTATTGCTATAGAAGGTAAGGTGTTGGCTAGCCCTGCGGTAAGACGTGTTGCAAGAGAAAAGAATATCGACCTCTCCTCGGTGAAGGGCTCGGGCAAAAAAGGTCGGATCCTTAAGTCTGACGTATTGAATCTACGACATTCGAATGTTGATACGTCGTCTCAAAACACGTCATCTTCTGCGCCAAGCTCACCGACCGCAGAAAAAGGTGATTCAAACAGCGCAAGCACTGTGCTTAAAGGGAGCGTTAGAACGGAAAAAGTACGCGGTATTCAGGCAGCGATGGCGAAGCAAATGTCGGCTTCGGTTTATACGATCCCGCACTTCACCGTCAGTGACGAGTTGGTAATGGACAACCTGATGTCGCTACGCAAGCTGCTTAAACCTGAATTTGAAGCGAAGAACGTAAAACTCAGCTTTATGCCGTTTTTCGTTAAAGCAATGTCATTGGCACTCAATGAGTTCCCTGTCATTAACAGTCAGCTTAACGAAGACGCCACTGAGATAAGCTACTTCGCAGATCACAATATTGGTTTTGCAGTAGACTCTAAAATTGGTTTGCTTGTACCGAATATTAAGCGGGTACAAGACCTTTCGCTTTTAGATATTGCTGTTCAGATGCAGGATATTATCGAGCAAGCCAGAGCAGGGCGCGTGGCTGGCGAGCACCTTAAAGGCGGTACGATTAGTATCTCTAATATTGGTGCAATAGGCGGTATTACCGCAACGCCAGTAATCAATAAGCCAGAAGCGGCTATTGTTGCGCTTGGTAAAACGCAGAAACTTCCACGTTTTGATGATGAAGGGAACGTTAGCGCGCAGAATATCATGGCGGTAAACTGGTCTGGCGATCACCGTATCATTGATGGCGCGACTATGGTGCGATTCAATAACCTATGGATGAGTTATCTAACCCAGCCAGAAAAAATGTTAATGCACCTTAAGTGA
- a CDS encoding 23S rRNA (adenine(2030)-N(6))-methyltransferase RlmJ, which yields MLSYQHAFHAGNHADVIKHLCWIGVINALKKKDKPFTLFDTHAGAGAYDLTDAMSSKNKEYETGISRLLLDDKGAQDLPNLLADYLSLCEPFLAQQQYPGSPAISAKAKRDGDNLHLMELHPAEFNKLDNNVSRLRTRNSHVHKRDGYEGLRALTPPKPNRGAILIDPPYERVNEYSDLVKGVEQVFKRWQQAQIVVWYPLLSERAGTKSGASEAMCEKLAAIGKPCFKAEICVAENTQDAGMYGSGVLVLNPPWQLDANLKSALESVVGMLGADETGYHATAHVTWINEDN from the coding sequence GTGCTTAGTTATCAACATGCCTTTCATGCGGGCAACCACGCTGATGTCATTAAACATCTTTGTTGGATTGGCGTTATCAACGCATTAAAGAAAAAAGATAAACCTTTTACGCTTTTCGACACCCACGCAGGGGCGGGCGCATACGATCTAACCGATGCCATGTCGTCAAAAAATAAAGAGTACGAGACAGGTATTTCTCGTTTGCTCTTAGATGATAAGGGGGCTCAGGACTTGCCAAATTTGTTGGCCGACTATTTATCGTTGTGTGAACCTTTTTTAGCGCAGCAGCAATATCCGGGCTCACCGGCAATAAGTGCAAAGGCCAAAAGGGATGGTGATAACTTACACCTTATGGAACTTCACCCTGCGGAATTCAATAAATTAGACAACAATGTATCCCGTTTACGCACCCGTAATAGCCACGTCCATAAACGTGACGGATATGAAGGGCTTCGTGCACTCACGCCACCTAAACCCAATCGCGGTGCTATTTTAATCGACCCTCCTTATGAGCGTGTGAATGAATACAGCGACCTTGTTAAGGGGGTGGAACAGGTATTTAAACGCTGGCAGCAGGCACAAATTGTAGTGTGGTATCCACTACTGTCAGAGAGAGCCGGCACCAAAAGTGGGGCAAGTGAAGCTATGTGCGAAAAGCTTGCAGCAATAGGCAAACCCTGTTTTAAAGCAGAAATATGCGTGGCAGAAAATACGCAAGATGCTGGTATGTATGGTTCAGGCGTATTGGTGTTAAACCCGCCATGGCAGCTAGATGCTAATTTAAAAAGCGCGTTAGAAAGCGTTGTTGGTATGTTAGGTGCCGATGAAACGGGTTATCACGCTACAGCGCATGTTACCTGGATAAACGAAGATAATTGA
- a CDS encoding phosphotransferase, with protein sequence MSQLKGLKHFYIPDEQSIYLLSHADAKKLKDWVNLCISQLEGLGYSDIELLGKGAFGFAFAGNAPSGESRVFKFSRITLPQHVQDRLEEEAFMLSHVNHEFVPRFIEYQQIRKQSILVMGRAPGEDLEKVSLKTGPLSPRIIVKIAVQVGELLSSFRQYSENGEIKPIVHGDIKPSNLVWDAENEAVGLIDWGSSVFAQTDISGQYVGNNVMDLMSGELHQTNARLGDVYFIGEEQLNGALSSPRFDEQGLASTLYALASGQSCRYGSKVITPSSLGLPKMLANILEHMLSEDPVKRRQGGDYLFNHLHVLKNMVFTQDKPAQYTPLIPTWVAQTQNRADIETVVYSSRKSYLRQQARLSYSLDEKDVEELRYIDDAQFDRYYKNYLQGMGDTEKAFVSAISRLGRYPVVGGMAVRWEPEGIYVDSSLNLYDESMKAAFDLAVNNVINLARAIHKPAVFKCCMFNAKNTLHIERDNEDDDFIPNGEMSIPYELSRVSAQKDESRTHSYFEDGDDPDELLKLPQTIIDTIVQLNSIHHTGCIIFEALPKHLKIHNYYTLLDHSQEERFKALLAQLVQQIPNIKGLGISGFMKLPYKDTRFFEHKAKLPEKYYPRNPKAVIEENAQHV encoded by the coding sequence ATGTCGCAACTCAAAGGCCTAAAACATTTCTATATACCCGATGAGCAGTCGATATATCTGCTATCTCATGCGGATGCGAAAAAACTAAAAGACTGGGTAAACCTTTGTATCTCGCAGTTAGAAGGGTTGGGGTACAGTGACATCGAACTTTTAGGGAAAGGAGCCTTTGGGTTTGCGTTTGCAGGGAACGCGCCAAGCGGTGAATCACGGGTATTTAAGTTTTCGCGAATAACGTTGCCGCAGCATGTGCAAGATAGACTAGAAGAGGAAGCTTTTATGCTTTCTCACGTTAATCATGAGTTTGTGCCGCGGTTTATTGAATATCAACAAATACGCAAACAATCCATTTTAGTTATGGGGCGAGCGCCTGGCGAAGACCTAGAAAAAGTCAGCTTGAAAACAGGCCCACTATCGCCCCGTATTATCGTCAAAATTGCAGTGCAGGTCGGCGAACTTTTATCCAGTTTTCGCCAATACAGTGAAAATGGAGAAATTAAACCCATTGTTCACGGTGACATAAAACCTTCGAACCTGGTTTGGGATGCTGAAAATGAAGCTGTTGGACTGATTGATTGGGGCTCTTCAGTGTTCGCTCAGACCGATATTTCTGGGCAGTATGTGGGAAATAATGTCATGGACTTAATGTCAGGAGAGCTACACCAAACCAACGCCCGACTTGGCGATGTGTATTTCATCGGAGAAGAGCAGCTTAATGGCGCACTTTCCAGCCCACGCTTCGATGAACAAGGCCTGGCGAGCACGCTGTATGCTCTGGCTTCAGGACAGTCGTGCCGTTATGGCAGTAAAGTCATTACGCCGTCATCCCTTGGCCTTCCCAAAATGCTTGCCAATATCCTTGAGCACATGCTCAGTGAAGATCCGGTAAAGAGAAGACAAGGCGGAGATTACCTGTTTAATCACCTGCACGTTTTGAAGAATATGGTCTTCACACAAGATAAGCCTGCACAATACACACCATTAATACCTACATGGGTGGCCCAGACACAAAACCGCGCTGATATTGAAACCGTCGTTTACAGTTCTCGAAAATCTTACTTACGCCAACAGGCCAGGCTGTCTTATTCATTAGATGAGAAAGACGTAGAGGAACTTCGTTATATAGACGATGCGCAATTTGACCGCTACTACAAAAACTATTTACAGGGCATGGGGGATACCGAAAAAGCATTTGTTTCTGCAATAAGCCGACTAGGCCGTTATCCTGTAGTTGGCGGTATGGCTGTGCGCTGGGAGCCAGAAGGTATATATGTCGATTCAAGCTTGAACTTATATGATGAATCAATGAAAGCAGCGTTTGATTTAGCAGTGAATAATGTCATTAATTTAGCAAGGGCTATACACAAGCCTGCCGTATTCAAGTGCTGTATGTTCAACGCGAAAAATACGCTTCACATTGAGCGTGATAATGAAGACGACGACTTTATACCTAACGGTGAGATGTCAATTCCCTACGAGTTGTCACGGGTTTCGGCACAAAAGGATGAAAGCCGTACTCATTCCTATTTTGAAGACGGTGACGATCCTGACGAACTATTAAAACTCCCGCAAACTATTATCGATACTATTGTCCAGCTAAATTCAATACACCATACTGGCTGTATTATCTTTGAAGCATTGCCAAAGCATTTGAAAATTCACAATTACTATACGTTGCTTGATCACAGCCAAGAAGAGCGCTTTAAAGCATTATTGGCCCAGCTGGTTCAACAAATTCCCAATATAAAAGGGCTAGGCATTTCAGGGTTTATGAAGTTACCCTATAAAGATACGCGTTTTTTCGAGCATAAAGCAAAATTGCCTGAAAAGTATTATCCGCGTAACCCAAAAGCAGTTATTGAAGAGAACGCACAACATGTCTGA
- the tesB gene encoding acyl-CoA thioesterase II — MSEIKLSSLFELETVEAGIYRGQSWDLGFRALFGGQVLGQALAAAYETVEAGRVAHSFHTYFLLPGNAKKPVVYDVEIVRDGRSFSARRVKAIQDGRNIFYMTASFQVPQDGMEHQNPTMPDVPAPEDVQSDIEFYEANFNKIARPMQEALSYHKPVDIRTIDAANSYHSAKREPTRFIWLKARDTMNATLSVHQAALAYASDYHFLSTSLQPHGVAVTDKSLRIATIDHAMWFHRPINMNEWMLYAMESPFSGGSRGLVRGQIFSQSGELIASTMQEGLMRKVEE; from the coding sequence ATGTCTGAAATAAAACTATCGTCACTTTTTGAACTTGAAACAGTGGAAGCTGGCATTTATCGGGGTCAAAGCTGGGATTTAGGCTTTAGAGCGTTGTTTGGGGGGCAGGTCTTAGGTCAAGCACTAGCTGCGGCATATGAGACAGTAGAAGCAGGTAGAGTGGCTCACTCGTTTCATACCTATTTTTTACTCCCTGGTAATGCAAAAAAACCTGTAGTTTATGATGTGGAAATAGTACGTGACGGAAGAAGTTTTTCGGCGCGACGTGTAAAAGCCATTCAAGATGGTCGCAACATTTTTTACATGACAGCGTCTTTTCAAGTACCACAAGATGGCATGGAGCATCAAAACCCAACAATGCCAGATGTGCCTGCACCAGAAGACGTGCAGTCTGATATAGAATTCTACGAAGCCAACTTCAATAAAATTGCACGGCCTATGCAGGAAGCACTGAGTTACCACAAGCCTGTAGATATTCGTACTATAGATGCGGCTAACTCGTATCATTCAGCTAAGCGTGAGCCGACCCGCTTTATCTGGTTGAAGGCCAGAGATACGATGAATGCCACGCTTTCTGTTCATCAAGCAGCGCTTGCCTACGCGTCGGATTACCATTTTCTTAGTACGTCACTTCAGCCTCACGGTGTTGCGGTAACAGATAAATCACTTCGAATAGCGACCATCGACCATGCTATGTGGTTCCATCGTCCAATTAACATGAATGAGTGGATGCTGTATGCGATGGAAAGCCCTTTTAGCGGTGGCTCAAGAGGTTTGGTTCGCGGACAAATATTCAGCCAAAGTGGTGAGCTCATAGCATCAACGATGCAAGAGGGGCTCATGAGAAAAGTAGAAGAATAG
- a CDS encoding gamma carbonic anhydrase family protein: MRYKLGTTSPQVHDNAFIAPGAHVIGNVELKAGASVWFNAVIRGDMDKITIGENTNIQDGSVLHTDAGIPLKLGKGVTVGHKVMLHGCEIGDYSLVGINAVVLNGAKIGKYCIIGANALITENMEIPDYSLVVGAPGKVIKTMDESIEPKLKGSASHYVENGKNYKTTLHPIDK, translated from the coding sequence ATGCGCTACAAGTTAGGTACAACGTCGCCGCAGGTGCACGACAATGCATTCATAGCGCCTGGCGCCCATGTTATTGGTAATGTTGAATTAAAAGCGGGTGCAAGCGTATGGTTCAATGCGGTAATACGCGGTGATATGGACAAAATAACGATTGGCGAAAATACAAATATTCAAGATGGCAGCGTACTACACACCGATGCAGGTATTCCCTTAAAGCTTGGTAAAGGGGTAACCGTAGGACACAAGGTAATGCTCCACGGGTGCGAAATTGGTGACTATTCCTTGGTAGGCATTAATGCTGTAGTGCTAAACGGTGCAAAAATTGGAAAATATTGCATTATTGGCGCTAACGCTTTGATAACGGAAAACATGGAAATTCCAGATTACAGCCTTGTTGTAGGAGCACCTGGGAAAGTCATAAAAACGATGGACGAGAGCATAGAACCCAAACTAAAGGGATCCGCAAGTCACTACGTAGAAAATGGAAAAAACTATAAAACGACGTTGCACCCAATCGACAAATAA
- a CDS encoding alanine--glyoxylate aminotransferase family protein, with translation MQSFSTFIPPERTLMGPGPSDVNPRILNAMARPTLGHLDPMFIELMDQTKQLLQYAFKTENALTMPISAPGSAGMEACFVNLVEPGDKVLVCINGVFGNRMVENVERCGGKAITVNNTWGEQTDLNMVEDTLKANPDIKILAFVHAETSTGVRNEAKALCELAKKHDCLSIVDAVTSLGGIELDVDGWGIDAIYSGSQKCLSCVPGISPVSFSERAVNVIQNRKTKVQSWFLDMNLIVGYWGQGAKRAYHHTAPVNSMYAMYESLLILKEEGLENAWQRHALGHEKLAQGLSELGLELTVDSAYRLPQLNVVKIPDGVDDAAVRKQLLEDFNLEIGAGLGEHAGKVWRIGLMGYACKPRNIDHCLAALRTVLK, from the coding sequence ATGCAATCATTTTCTACTTTTATTCCCCCTGAACGTACCTTGATGGGACCGGGACCATCCGATGTTAACCCTAGAATTTTAAATGCGATGGCAAGACCTACTCTGGGGCATCTCGACCCAATGTTCATTGAATTAATGGATCAGACCAAACAGCTTCTGCAATACGCCTTTAAAACCGAAAATGCACTGACGATGCCAATCTCAGCTCCGGGTTCAGCTGGCATGGAGGCGTGTTTCGTCAACTTAGTGGAGCCAGGCGATAAAGTATTGGTTTGTATTAACGGCGTGTTCGGCAATCGCATGGTTGAAAACGTTGAGCGCTGTGGTGGTAAGGCTATAACTGTCAACAATACATGGGGCGAGCAAACTGACCTTAATATGGTAGAAGACACCCTTAAAGCCAATCCGGATATTAAGATCCTTGCTTTTGTGCATGCCGAGACATCTACGGGCGTTCGCAATGAAGCTAAAGCGCTTTGTGAGCTCGCAAAAAAGCATGATTGTCTTAGCATTGTTGATGCAGTTACCTCTCTTGGAGGTATCGAGCTAGATGTTGATGGGTGGGGCATTGACGCTATTTATTCAGGTTCACAGAAGTGCTTAAGTTGTGTTCCGGGGATCTCTCCCGTTTCATTTAGTGAAAGAGCAGTTAACGTTATTCAAAACCGAAAAACGAAAGTACAAAGTTGGTTTTTAGACATGAACTTGATTGTTGGTTATTGGGGTCAAGGCGCCAAGCGTGCCTACCACCATACGGCACCTGTCAACAGCATGTACGCCATGTACGAATCTCTTCTAATTTTAAAAGAAGAAGGCTTAGAAAATGCGTGGCAACGTCACGCTCTGGGTCATGAAAAACTTGCGCAGGGTTTAAGTGAACTTGGGCTAGAATTAACGGTAGACAGTGCTTATCGTTTACCTCAATTAAATGTAGTTAAAATTCCAGACGGCGTAGACGATGCTGCCGTTCGCAAGCAATTACTTGAAGATTTCAATTTAGAAATCGGCGCTGGCTTAGGCGAACATGCCGGTAAAGTATGGCGAATTGGTCTTATGGGATACGCATGTAAGCCACGAAATATCGACCATTGCCTTGCTGCGTTGCGCACGGTGCTTAAGTAA
- a CDS encoding SIMPL domain-containing protein: MKIITRTHSYSTAKSVVKKALLASSFIALSAPMISAQAAQEAVINVQGVGAVEVTPNAYSVTLVVEEAGNTVGKLNTQLDSDMRSIVTFLLKQGIEEKHIQNMQVRLQPRYVNTPQGRKQDGFTLSREINITSTNLETYDKVLDGVLKRGVDRIQQFNFISVGEGDAYQKALVGAVKDAKQRAQLLAKELEVEIGEVVAISESGGNMPIPLMRAEAFAKDMSMSLPGQERIEARISVSFNIVQ; the protein is encoded by the coding sequence ATGAAAATAATCACGCGTACTCATTCTTATTCAACAGCTAAAAGCGTAGTTAAAAAAGCATTGTTGGCTTCATCATTTATTGCCCTATCTGCACCTATGATTTCTGCACAGGCCGCACAAGAAGCGGTTATAAATGTACAAGGCGTAGGAGCCGTTGAAGTAACACCAAACGCTTATTCAGTCACACTTGTTGTTGAAGAAGCAGGTAATACGGTAGGGAAGCTAAATACCCAGCTTGATTCGGACATGCGCTCTATCGTTACGTTTTTGCTTAAACAGGGAATAGAAGAAAAGCACATTCAAAATATGCAAGTGCGCTTACAGCCTCGCTATGTCAATACTCCTCAGGGTCGAAAGCAAGACGGCTTTACGTTGTCTCGTGAAATCAACATTACCTCTACCAACCTTGAAACCTACGACAAAGTCCTTGATGGCGTACTAAAACGTGGGGTAGATCGTATTCAGCAATTCAACTTTATCTCAGTTGGTGAAGGCGATGCTTACCAGAAAGCACTGGTTGGCGCAGTAAAAGACGCAAAGCAACGTGCACAGTTACTCGCAAAAGAATTAGAGGTTGAAATAGGGGAAGTAGTTGCAATCTCTGAATCTGGTGGCAATATGCCGATTCCACTAATGCGCGCAGAAGCTTTTGCGAAAGATATGTCCATGTCTTTACCCGGTCAAGAGCGTATAGAGGCGCGAATTAGTGTGTCTTTTAATATTGTTCAATAG
- a CDS encoding GAF domain-containing protein has product MKEQQYSQLIAQTKSLVSGEHDLIANMANISALLFNNLEDVNWAGFYLYKEEQLVLGPFQGQPACIRIPLGKGVCGTSASTRTVQRIADVHQFEGHIACDAASNSEIVVPLVVNNALIGVLDIDSPVFERFTEEDEKGLVEIAQILMDSQK; this is encoded by the coding sequence TTGAAAGAACAACAATACAGCCAATTAATAGCTCAAACAAAAAGTTTGGTGTCTGGCGAACATGATCTTATCGCTAACATGGCTAACATCAGTGCGTTACTTTTTAATAACCTTGAAGACGTTAATTGGGCAGGTTTTTATCTGTATAAAGAAGAACAACTTGTGCTTGGTCCATTTCAAGGTCAACCAGCCTGTATCCGCATTCCTTTAGGCAAAGGTGTTTGCGGAACAAGTGCAAGCACGAGAACGGTACAACGCATTGCAGACGTCCATCAGTTTGAAGGGCATATTGCTTGTGATGCCGCGTCCAACTCAGAGATTGTTGTTCCGCTAGTGGTAAATAATGCGCTTATTGGCGTTCTCGATATCGACAGCCCTGTTTTTGAACGTTTTACAGAAGAAGACGAAAAAGGGCTCGTTGAAATTGCTCAAATTCTTATGGATTCGCAGAAATAA
- the proQ gene encoding RNA chaperone ProQ, with product MESPEKFTNSKEVIAFLAETFPKCFSIEGEARPLKIGIFQDLATRLEEEERVSKTLLRSTLRHYTNSWRYLYSIKEGANRVDLDGVEGEPIEKEHADHAQQQLEESKAKAAEKRKAKLAQQPKRKDKRQFNRPKGEKTANSDHADTKRGTKPKNNRPNNTPPAKLTDSDLQQGTQVTVKLGKAPMPAVITEVAKDGIHVQLDSGMVVKVNADALRLARSKRS from the coding sequence ATGGAATCACCAGAGAAGTTTACTAACAGTAAGGAAGTGATAGCTTTCCTTGCAGAGACCTTTCCGAAATGTTTTAGCATTGAAGGCGAGGCCCGCCCACTTAAGATCGGTATTTTTCAAGATCTTGCCACTCGTTTAGAAGAAGAGGAGCGCGTAAGCAAGACGCTTCTTCGGTCTACTCTACGTCATTACACCAACAGTTGGCGCTATCTTTATAGCATCAAAGAAGGTGCAAACCGCGTAGATTTAGACGGCGTTGAAGGCGAGCCTATTGAAAAAGAGCACGCTGATCACGCGCAACAACAGCTGGAAGAAAGTAAAGCGAAAGCCGCTGAGAAGCGCAAAGCCAAACTTGCACAGCAGCCAAAGCGTAAAGATAAACGTCAATTTAATCGCCCAAAAGGTGAAAAAACTGCAAATTCAGACCATGCTGATACAAAGCGCGGAACTAAACCGAAAAATAACAGACCAAACAATACACCACCTGCAAAATTGACGGACAGCGATTTACAGCAAGGTACGCAAGTTACTGTTAAATTAGGTAAGGCACCTATGCCAGCAGTAATTACCGAAGTTGCAAAAGACGGCATTCACGTACAATTAGACTCAGGTATGGTGGTAAAAGTAAACGCAGACGCTTTACGTTTGGCTCGCTCCAAGAGGTCGTAA